The Citrus sinensis cultivar Valencia sweet orange chromosome 4, DVS_A1.0, whole genome shotgun sequence DNA segment TGTTACTACAGAACAACAACTTCCgaaaatttctcaaattttggtgttttattttagatttataagTCATTGTCGTCTTGTCTCTCTCTTCGTCATTTCTGTAATACGCACGCACGATTTCCGTTAATTAACTACCcatctttcttattttcattcgTACCTCTCTCCTAAAGTTTCGGGTTACCGCGCAAAACCATTGCCGTCTCTTTTCGGGTAAAACTATACCAGGCCCATTACCCGCTCCGATTTTGCCACatcaggattttttttttttttttttttgtattatccTATCTGTTCAGGCCCAGCAATTCCTGTTTTTGCACAACACAACCTAGGATATTTTTGGCCGCAACATTTGAACAGATTCGTCCGTTTTTGCAAAATAGTCGATAATTGAGAGCAAATAGAGTTTGGACAGCGGAATTGAATTCAAAATCTCATGGAAAAAGACATTCCGACCCTTAATGTACCGTTAATAAACTGTTAAACCTCattgattaaaaaacaaacatataaaattcataaatttcatctatttggataaaaataaatgtaatatattaCCGCTAAGATTAGTGtactataatattaatttttttacattcaaagacacaaaagttaataatatctAGAGTtggatgtcaaattttgaaacaatggggtttattgtttattttcaaataataggATCTAGTTgtctattaaaacaaatcttGAAGGTTTGAcgattgttttcttttaatctcaTTCACATAAGTCCATTTTTAGATATTGTTTGCGTTAATGTGTTTTGATAGATCAAATAGGTAAGAAGACctttttaatcaaatcaatcTCATCTGTACAAATAATTcgctaaaaaaatatattcaaacaAACTCctgataagagaaaaaattaaacaagctatcctttaacatttatatcaacctcatttgaatgattaatGTGTACATTGcaagttattaaaattactacattttaataatgatgcactggtgaaagtgacttgcatcaatattctttttctttttttcttttttcttttttgagaaAGGACTTCtctctaatattaaaattattatttttatgtatcaTTACCGGATCTTCATCCTCCGACCACTAATTGAAGCATGGATTGATGAAGGGTAACTACTGCAAAtaaacattagaaaaaaaaaaagatgaaatttgACCAAAGataagaattgaaaaatagtaattttgattcaaaattttcaaaagagaagatattccaaaaaaataaaaaaatatgatgtaCATTCCAGTGGTCTTAAAATTTGCTGAagtttatcaaaaatattcggaaaaattattaaacatgaagaattaaaaaacccaaaataatAACTGAGGAAAAGTCAATTAAGTCCGAACTAGAAACAGtctgtaaaattaattttgcgCACGCATGTCCCATGCCACACCGTTCTTAATATTCTATTACTTGATTCGAAAGTAACATAAATCAAAGTGCCCAAAATACAACTTTCGGGTTACATGATCTGAAGCCAGATCATCAATTTCTTAAACAAACACCCTTCAAATACCTAAATCACCCTTCAATTCAAcgaaataaaagtaaataaccGCCGGAACATTAATGGCTATTTCAGTAATTGCGTCTCTGAcacaaaacttaaaataaaaaatttacatcacCAAGAAAAATTTGATCTCCCTTGTTTAGAGGATGCGGCACGAAAACGGTCCCCCTCTAAACCGCCATAAAAAACCCACCACCGAAATTGGccgtttttaatttttaattttttaccttCTCAAATTCTCACATGACACGTATACATAAATAACTTcatttttggtttctttgcTTTCTTCTCCAAGCAATTATGCCATCGAATTCATACTTCTAAACAAACTCTTAACACCCATCGAACTTCAAGAGGTTTCTCTTCCTCTCTTTCAATTCCTTCTATcttttgaattgttttatttatttattttttaagttgtcTCTGGCTTTCTTGTTCCTTAAGtttcttgaatcttgtttataatttgatttttttttttaattattatgtacGTGCTTGATGTTTTAGTGAAACATGGAACAAGTTAACAACCAAGAACAAGTTTCAATTACGATAAAATACGACGAAATCTCAGACGGCGGTGCCGCCACTGACGAGTGTACCTCTGCTTTTGATACATTCGGGTTTTTTGCGAACAATGGAATGGTTAAGATCGAAGAAGGCGACATGAACCACTACCTTGTCAAGAAATGCTTTCTATCTGGCATGGGCCCGCTAGCCGCTGACACGAGAATTGTGGCTCTACACAAGAACTCGTGTTCTAGTTTGATAGCAAGAGCTCGTTTGGATTCTTTCAAGATTTTTGCCAACGCTGTGGCAAAGAAATGTGGCGGTAATGCTAATATTAGGCCTGCTTGGTTTGGTGCTTCCAGGGACGAGATTAATGAGATTGTGTGCCATGGGTTCAGTCAGTGCGGTGGTGATGGAGCTCGTAAACTCGGTCCAATGCATGGTTTTGGTGTTCAATTGTTTCCTATTAACTCTTCCATTAATGGGTAAATTTCACTTCTCAAATTATTGTGGTTTTTGCTAGTACGATTCTTTTCTTGGCgagttattttttcttttgagggATTTGTAATTTCTGATTCTCGCATGCTCTCGGTTTTCAagcttttgtttgatttgatttcttgggaagaaaggaaagaaaaagaaaagaaacttttGACTGCCGGTCTAACTTTTCTATATTATAAAGGGtatgtttggaattgaggttcCAATTCTCTTCACTTACATTTCTGATATAGTTTTACAATTTCACAGTGTGCTTTCATCAGAGTCGGATGAAAAGGGGTTGAGGCATATATTGTTATGCCGAGTAATACTGGGGAAGATGGAAGTGATCCCTCGTGGCTCCAAGCAATTTCATCCAACTTCTTTGGAATTTGACTCCGGTGTGGACAATCTATGCAAGCCTAGTAGGTATACCGTGTGGAGTTGTTACATGAATTCTCACATCTTTGTAGACTACATCGTCAGTTTTAGGGTCGTTTGCTTCAGTGGTAAGTAACAATATAGTTCCCATTTGAAACTTTTGGTTTTGATATGCgatgttttattttagtatGCGATACTGAACTCTGTTATGCTTGTGTATGTGAAAAACCACAAGCAAGTGCAATCAAAACAACTTCACCATGGAAGGGGATTCAGACTTTAATGGCTATATTTTCAAGGTTTCTGCATCCTTCTAAAATGGCTCTGCTTGCGAAATACTATAATGATCTCCAAGTAAGtacttcaattttaatatcatctCTTATACTTCACACAATTACTTTGTTTgcccttattttttctttttttcctaatgATGATCTgtgtaaatttttcattttttatttttatttttatcacaGAATCAAAAGATTACGTCTCAACAATTTGTAATGAATCTGAAGCAAGTAACCGGGGACAAGTTGCTTTATacagtaacaaaattttatatgaacGAGGTATGACTGCATACAAGTTGTTACTTCCTCAGCACACGTTATAGAGATGATATGTTTCCAA contains these protein-coding regions:
- the LOC102617302 gene encoding probable inactive poly [ADP-ribose] polymerase SRO2, which gives rise to MEQVNNQEQVSITIKYDEISDGGAATDECTSAFDTFGFFANNGMVKIEEGDMNHYLVKKCFLSGMGPLAADTRIVALHKNSCSSLIARARLDSFKIFANAVAKKCGGNANIRPAWFGASRDEINEIVCHGFSQCGGDGARKLGPMHGFGVQLFPINSSINGVLSSESDEKGLRHILLCRVILGKMEVIPRGSKQFHPTSLEFDSGVDNLCKPSRYTVWSCYMNSHIFVDYIVSFRVVCFSASAIKTTSPWKGIQTLMAIFSRFLHPSKMALLAKYYNDLQNQKITSQQFVMNLKQVTGDKLLYTVTKFYMNELRSARNAGGSRGANCQIERERI